Below is a genomic region from Geoglobus acetivorans.
CAAAGTACGCAATCAACTTCGGTTACGAGCTGCCCGTTGAGACAGGACAGGCTCTCGAATCGGCATACTTCGGCCTTGTGGCAGCCACACAGGACGTCAGAGAGGGATTTGCAGCGTTCTTTGAGAGAAGAAAACCCAATTTCAGGGGCAAATAAACAATTAATCATTTAATTTTTAATTTTTGGAAAGAGTTATTAAATTTCCCGGAAGGAAGTCCAGTTAACCGGAGGTGGTAAATTGAACATTATCGTGCTGGCAAAACATGCAGCTGACCCTGAAAGTGAAATTAGGGTTTCTCAGGATGGAAAAAGTGTTGACGAGAGAGGGCTGGTTTTCGATATAAACGACTGGGACAGGTATGCTGTTGAAGAGGCAATCAGGCTGAAGGAAGAGCATGGTGGAGAGGTCGTGGTTGTAGGTGTCGGGCAAACAGAAGATACACTGAGAAAGTGCCTTGCGATGGGTGCGGACAGGGCGATCAAGGTTCCTGTAGAGCCAGGAATGGATTCATATCAGACAGCGATGGCAGTAAAAGAGGCAATCTCGGGAGAGAAATTTGATCTGATACTTGCAGGCCTGATGAGCCAGGACTACAACAATGCACTTGTGGGTGTCCTTCTTGCTGGAATGCTCGACATTCCGTTCGCCACTGCAGTTACGAGCATAAAGGTGGAGGATGGCAGAGTAAGGATCATAAGAGAGCTTGAAGGAGGCTTTGGAGAGGAAAACGTCCTCTCACTTCCGGCGCTCCTCACAGTGCAGAGCGGTATAAACGAGCCGAGATACGTATCAATCATGGGTATCAAGAGGGCAAAGTCAAAGGAACTTAAGGAGGTAAGCGTTTCTGTTGAGGGTGGCTACACGGAAATCGACAGAATATATACTCCACCTGTAAAGAAGGCTGAACTGATTGAGGGTTCACCGGAAGAGGTTGCGGAAAAGCTTATTCAGATTCTCAAGGACAGGGGGCTGATCTGAAATGAGGGTTTTTGCAGTAGCAGAAATCAAGTTTGGGGAGCTTGATCCGGTCAGCATCGAGCTGCTCAATCTTGCAAACTCCATTAAAGGAGACGGGACTGCTGAAGCAGTAGTTATTGGAAACAACATTTCAAACTACGCTGAAGAGCTTGCAAAGTATGCAGACAAGGTATGGAAAATAGAGGACGCCAGCCTGGAGAACTACAACCCGGAGCTTTACGTGGACGTGCTGTTCCAGCTTTTCAGCAAGGAAAAGCCAGATATTGTACTGGTTGCCAACTCATCCAGAGGTTCCGAGTTCGCTCCGGCACTTGCGACAAAGCTGAACGCCCCAGTAATTACGGACATCGTTGGACTCGACACCAGCAATGGAATAAAGGCAACAAGATACATATTCCAGGGCAAGCTGCTTGTGGATATTCTTGTGAAGGATGGCGAAACCAGCGTGTTCACAGTAAGGCAGGGTGTATTCAAAGAAGGCAGCGAAGTCGGAGGAGAAGTTGTTGATGCGGGTATAAAGCCTTCAATAACTCCAAAAAGAGAGTTCTCACAGATCATAGAGCCAGAAGTTGGAGAGGTGGATATAAGCCAGGCAGACATAATTGTCTCTGTGGGCAGAGGTATAGAGGATGCGTCAAACATAGAGCTTGCAGAAGAGCTTGCCGATGCACTTGGAGGTGTTGTTGCAGGAAGCAGGCCTGTTATCGACAGCGGCTGGCTTCCAAAGGACAGACAGGTTGGTATTTCAGGTAAGACCGTAAAGCCCAAACTCTACCTCGCACTCGGTATAAGCGGTGCCTTCCAGCACATCATGGGTATGAAGGACAGTGAACTCATAATAGCCGTGAACAAAGATCCTGAGGCTCCAATATTCGGAGTGGCACAGTACGGAATCGTCGGAGACATATTCGAAATCGTGCCAGCCCTCGTAGACAAGCTCAGAGAGATAAAGGGCTGAAATCAGCCTTTAATTTTTTATTTCAGGGTGATAGTATGGGTGATGAGGCAATAGTCAACGCCACAGTTCTGCTTGCTGAAAAACTCTCAAAAGATGAGGAAAAGCTCTCCGAGGTTGTTTCAAAAATTGTCGAGCTGGTAGAAAGCGGAAACGCATCGAGATTGCTTGAGCTTGCAGGTACTCTTGCTCCACTCATCGAGACTGCTGGCGTGTTTTTTGACAAGGAAACAGAAGAAGTTGTTCAGAATCTGATTGAAACGCTTGGCGCAGTTGCGCTCAGCATTGACAGCAATACCATCAGGGTTGTTGAGGCCATGGTTGATGCCCTGAACGCAAGCACCGAATTCACCCCGGTCACGCTTACAGGATTGATCAGAGCAATGAGAGATGAGAATGTGCAGAAAACGCTTGGATTCTGTATAAAATTCGCCCAGGAGTTCGGAAAAAGACTTTAACCATTTTTTAGATTTTGCCCAGCAGAAGTAAGGCAATAAGGGCGATTACTACCAGAATAGCCACATCGATAATTCTTAGAATGACCGTTCCATTCTCCTCCGAGCCTGCAAACAGCACGACTTTCTCGCCTGAGGGTACACCTTTTTCCGTGCTACCTCTGCTTTCAGAGGGAGCTTCCGAAATCTCAATCTCACCATCGTCCATTAAAACCCTGAACAGTTCATCTTTCATGCCAACCCCAGAAGATACTTCAGCTTACCATACTTTTTAATTTCGGTCCTGATGCCGGCAATGTTCATGGCCAGTCGGGTCACATCTCTGGATACTGCTGATGAAGGGTGGCTCACAACGAACGGTATGCCGTTCTCCCACGACCTCCTGACGATGCTGGATTCTCTGATGATTCCGGCAATCTCAGTATGGACTCTTTCCTGTATTTCATCAAGAGCCTTTTTATCTCCCCTGTACCTGTTCACCACAACCCCGCTCACATAAACTCCTGCCTCAGTCGCAACATTCACAACCCTGCTGGCATCAGAAACAGAGATTCTGTCCGGGTTCGTTACAACGTATGTTTTTTCAGCAGACAGCATTGGCATCAGAGCGTATTTGCTCAGCCCTGCTGCAACATCAATTATGAGAAAATCATAGTCCGGCTCGAGAATTTCAACTATATCACCAAATCTGGTGATGTCAGCTTTTTCAAGAGAATCAAGTGAGGTCGATGCAGGAAGAACATCGACGGACACCTTCGCCCTTCCGACAACGTACTCCACCCTCTTTATGGCATCCTCAACCATCCCGGGATTTCTGAGGGCATCCAGGAATGTCTGGTCAAACTCCTCAAGTCCTATGAGGACGTGAACATTCGGGAGAGCAATATCACCATCAATTATCAGAGTTCTTCCGACAGACGAAAGAGCGATGGCAGTATTTACGGAAATTGTGGTTTTTCCAACGCCACCTTTCCCAGAAGTGATCGCTATTACGGGCATCCAATCATTTATGCAGCGGATTAAAATATAATTTTTTTGAATTTCTAATTTAGCACGAATTTTAGGTTCCCGAAATTTATTTATTCATTAAGTCTCAAGCTCTGGGGAATGACAGTCATAAGATTTCTCGGAGGATGCAGGGAAGTTGGAAGATCAGCAATAATGGTAGATTCAATCATACTGGATTACGGTCTGAAGCCGTCGTCCCCTCCAGAATTCCCTGTAAATGGTGTCAGCCCAAAGAGCATCATAATATCTCATGGCCACCTTGACCATGTCGGTGTCGCTCCGAACCTGATGGATGTTGACCCCAAGGTATTCATGACCCCGCCAACAAGAGACCTTTCAGACATTCTGCTCAAAGACTCGATGAACATTATGGAGAATCCGCCGTTCGGAAAGAGAGAGTACATGCAGTTCCACAGCAACACGAGAGAGGTTGGTTATGATGAGCCGTTTCTGTTTGACGGATGGGAAGTTACGCTTTTCAACGCCGGACATATTCCCGGAAGTGCCTCAATATACATGTCGAGAGACGTGAACATACTCTACACCGGAGACATTAAGCTCGAAGACACCAGACTGCTCGAAGGTGCAGATACATCATTTCCGGAGACGGACATCCTCATCGTCGAGTCCACGTACTTCGGTGTCAAGCACCCCGAAAGGAAAGAACTGGAGAAGCAGTTCGTCGAGAGCGTGATAGACACGCTCGATAAAGGAGGGCATGCAATCATTCCTGCTTTTGCCGTTGGAAGAACTCAGGAGATTATGATGATCCTGACCAAACACGGGATAACCCCATACGTGGATGGAATGGGAAAGGAAGTTTCAAGAATGCTTGAGAACTACCCCGACTATCTGAAAAGCGTTAGAGAGCTGAAAAGGGCGATTAAAAGATCAATAATAGTGGAGAGGGGCAAAAGAGAGAAAGTCCTGGAAGAGCCGTCAGCAATAGTAACCACTGCGGGAATGCTCAACGGGGGACCTGCACTGTTCTACATCTCAAAACTGTACGGCGATGAGCGTTCCAAGATTATACTGACCGGGTATCAGGTCGAGGGCACCAACGGGGACAAAGCACTCAAAACCGGCGAGATAGATCTCGGAATGAAGACCGTGAAGCTCAAAATGAAGGTCGAACAGTACGATTTTTCTGCGCATGCAGATGATGCCCAGCTCAAGGAACTCGTAAAAAAGGTTGTGGACAGGGGGGCCGAGAAGGTCTTTGCAGTTCACGGAGAGGACACAGAGGCTTTCGCAAGCTGGATTTCTGAAGAAATAGGTGTTGAGAGCTATGCTCCAAGAAATGGAGACATGTATGTAATATGAGGATACTGGCAGTTTCAGACATCCATTCTGAGTTTGAAATGCTTGAAAGGCTGATAAAAAAAGAAAGGGCAGATGTTCTCGCAGTTGCCGGAGATGTAACTCACTTTCGCCCCTCAGACGTCAGAACATTTGAAGCGATAATCGAGGATTTCGACGGCGAAATTTTGGTTGTTCACGGGAACTGCGACTATAGGGACTCACTGGACAGAGAGGATGGAAGGTACAGGTTCATACACGGAAAGAGCTACAGAATAGAGCAGCTTACCTTCCACGGTCTCGGTGGTTCCCCAATCACACCATTCAGCACACCCTCAGAATACCCTGAAAAACATTACAGGGACATCCTCAAAAGTCTGAGCTACGGGGAGACCAATGTACTCCTGTCCCACTCTCCACCATACGGGATACTCGACAGGACATATTCAGGAATCAATGCTGGAAATACGGTGATAAGAGAGAATCTCGATAAGTTCAACCTGATAATATGCGGACACATCCATGAGTCAATAGGAGCAGTGAGGGTGGGGAGAAATACCCTTGTAGTCAATCCCGGTCCGCTGAACAGAGGATATTACTCGATCATCGAGATTGATGATGAGATGCGCCCCACGCTGCTGAAGCTTCCCTGACGGTTTCCACCGGCTGCGGGTCAGTTTCCTGTAAACAATCATCAGCAATACCTTTTTATCCGGCTTGTTAACACAATAAACAGAAAAGTATATCACCTCTACAGGTAACTTAAGAAAAATTGATATGGTATCAAATTAACTTGATGGTGGTAGAATGGAACTGAGCAATACTGCAAAGGTTGTTCTGGAAAAGAGATATCTCCTGAAAAACGAAAACGGGGAACCTGTTGAAACACCCGAAGAAATGTTCTGGAGAGTTGCAAGGGCGATAGCAAAAGCAGAGGAGAATTACGGGGGAGATCCGGAAAAATGGGCCAGGAAGTTTTTCGAGATAATGGACAGGCAGGAGTTCATGCCCAACTCCCCGACACTCATGAACGCCGGCACACCTCTGGGCCAGCTTTCAGCCTGCTTCGTCATCCCCGTTGATGACAGCATCGACGGAATATTCAAGGCCCTCTGGGACATGGCGAGAGTTCAGAAGAGCGGAGGAGGGACTGGATTCAGCTTCTCGAGAATCAGGCCCAAGGGGGACATAGTGAAGTCAACCATGGGTGTGGCAAGCGGGCCTGTGAGCTTCATGAAGATCTTCGATGCCGCGACAGAGCAGATAAAGCAGGGCGGGAAGAGGAGAGGCGCGAACATGGGAGTTCTGAACGTCCACCACCCGGACATAGAGGAGTTCATAACCGCAAAGTGGGAAGAGGGTGTGCTCAGGAATTTCAACATAAGCGTCGCCGTAACCGAGAAGTTCATGGAGGCGCTGAAGAGCGACGGGGATTACGAGCTCATAAACCCGAGAACGGGCGAGGTCATGAGGAGGATTCCCGCCAGGAAGATCTTCAACCTGATTGTTGAGGGGGCATGGAGAAACGGAGAGCCGGGAGTGATTTTCATAGATGAGATAAACAGGCACAACCCCACCCCACACGCTGGAGAGATAGAGGCCACGAATCCCTGCGGTGAACAGCCCCTCCTTCCGTATGAGTCCTGCAACCTCGGCTCAATAAACCTCTCAAAGTTTGTTGACGAGGGCAAAAAGGACTTCGACTGGAAGAGGCTGAGAGAGGTCGTACGACTCGCAACAAGATTCCTCGATAACGTCATAGACGTGAACAGCTACCCCATCCCGGAAATTGCGGAAATGACCAAGAAGAACAGAAAAATTGGTCTGGGAGTTATGGGCTGGGCCGATGCGCTGTTCAAGCTCGGCATACCCTACGACAGCCCCGAAGCCGTAAGCCTGGCAGAAAAGGTGATGAAGTTCATTCAGGAAGAGAGTCACAGAATGTCTCAGGAGCTTGCAGAGGAGAGGGGCGTGTTCCCCAACTGGGAGGGGAGCGTGTGGGAAAAGGAGGGCATCAGGATAAGGAACGCCACCACCACCACAATAGCACCAACGGGGACGATAAGCATCATCGCAGGATGCAGCAGCGGAATCGAACCCGTGTTTGCCTTGGCATACAAGAGGGCGAACATCCTCGACGGCGATGAGTTCTTCGAGGTGAATCCTGTCTTTGAGAGAACACTAAAGGCCCTCGACCTCTATAATGAGGACATCCTCACCAAGGTCGTTGAGGAGGGCAGCATTCAGGGGATCGACGAGATTCCCGAAGAGATTCGGAGAGTGTTCAAGTGCGCCCTCGACATCTCGCCAGAGTGGCACGTCAGAATGCAGGCTGCCTTCCAGAAGTACACGGACAATGCGGTGAGCAAGACAATAAACCTGCCCAACCACGCAACGAGGGCAGATGTGGAGAAAGCGTTCCTGCTTGCCTACGAGCTGAAGTGCAAGGGTATAACGGTGTACAGAGACGGGAGCAGAGAGGAGCAGGTGTTATCTGTAAAGAAGACCGAGAAGAAGAAAGAGGAGGAGAAGGTCAGACCGCCTGCCAGGTTCCAGAAGCCGAGACCCAGACCCAGAATAACGAAGGGGACGACGGTGGAGACGAGGACTGGATGCGGTTCTCTCTACGTCACGATAAACGAGGACGAACACGGAATAGCGGAAGTTTTCGTGCAGCTCGGAAAGAGCGGTGGGTGTGCTGCATCCCAGACAGAGGCAATAGGCAGGCTGTTGAGTGTTGCTCTGCGAAGCTGGGTTGATCCGGAAGATCTGATAAGGCAGCTCAAGGGAATAAGGTGCCCCTCAGTTGGCTTCGACAACGGAGAGATAATAACGAGCTGCGCAGACGGTGTTGCGAAGGTTCTGGAGAAGCACCTAAGGGGAGAGTTCAGGAAGATAAAAATGGACGTTAAGGGCGTGAAGCCACTGACCGAGTTCACCGGTGAGGCTCAGGAGGAAAGCCACGAAGCCCAGAGGACAAAGCTCATAGGCGGGATGTGTCCGGAGTGCGGAAACATTCTCGAGTACGGAGAGGGCTGCATGACCTGCAGGATGTGTGGATTCACCAAGTGCGGCTGACTTCCGATCTCTTTTTTATTTCAGACTTTTATTTCGCGAATTCGTTTTCCCGGCTGTGATGCAGCAACCAAATCCGGGGATGCTTTTTAACGCCTGCTGGAGAGAGTCAAGAGATAGGTATGGGTTTGATGGACAGGCTGTTCAGGAGGGGTGAGAACGCAGCAGGCAGGCCCATCAGTGTCGACCATTCCAGCTTTGACGAGATCCTGAAGTCCAGCAGATATGCAGTCGTGGACTTCTGGGGAAAAAACTGCCCACCATGCGAGGCCATGGAGCCGATCCTGAAAAAGCTCGCCAGAGAGTACGAGGGAGAGGTCATCTTCCTGAAGGTAAATGCAGCTTCCAGTCAGGAGATATCCCGGAGGTTCAGAGTGAAGAGCGTCCCCGCGTTCCTGTTCTTCGAAAATGGAAGGCTGAAGGGCAGAAGGGTCGGAGCAATGTCGTACGAAGCCTTCAAAAAGTGGGTTGAGAGCATGATGTCCTGAAATCACTCCAGATCGATGACCTTCCCCGGATTCAGAATGCCGTTGGGGTCAAAGACCTTTTTTATTGCCTTCATGAGCTCTATGCTTTTTTCGGGCAGGGTTTTCAGCATGTCCGCTTTTTTGACCGAACCTATACCGTGCTCTCCGGTGATGTACCCCCCAAGCCTGCTCGCCACGCCAAACGCAAACTCCTTGAATTTCAGATATTTTTCCAGCCATTCGTCCTCACCCATTCCCGACTTCAGTATCTGCTGGTGGACATTTCCATCTCCCGCATGCCCGAAGTGCAGAACCCGAATGCCGAGCCTTTCAGCCTCCTTCTGGCAGGTTTCAACAAACTCCGCTATGCTCGCAGGCGGAACCGAGACGTCAAGAACCTCAATCGTCTCGCCCTTGAGTCCCTCGTAAATCAGGCTTCGAATCTCAAGTATTTCCCTCTGCTCCCTCCTGCTCACCCCAACAAGAACGTCAAGTGCGCCGTGATTTTTCGATATTCTCTCAATTACCTCAGCCTTTCTGATCAGCTCGTCCTCATCCATTCCATCAACGATTACCATCAGGTGAGCCTTACCTCCGCTGCAAGGCCACCTCTTGCCGGTTACCCTCTCCCCAGCCCTTATGGCCTCGATATCCATGTATTCCATCGCGAGAGGAGTGATCCCGCTCCTGAGTATCTCCGGCACAGCCCTGATTGCGTTCTCTGCGCTTTCAAATGGGATGACGAGCGTGTATGTCGCCCCTGACTCCGGAATCAGGCGGAGAACTGCTTTCGTTACAGCGCACAGCGTCCCCTCGCTCCCAATTATGAGGTGAAGCAGATCGTAGCCTGTTGCGTTCTTTATCACCTTTCCGCCGAGATTCAGCACCTCGCCGGTTGGCAGCACAACCTCAAGGCCAACCACATAGTTTCTCATCACCCCGTACTTCACCGCTCTGGCCCCACCAGCGTTGTTCACGACAAGCCCTCCAATCTGAGCACCCTCGTCACCGGGGTGAGGCGGAAACGACAGGCCTGGAATTCTCTCAACAGCATCGAGCAGCTGTCTAAGCGTAACTCCTGCCTCGCAGACTGCCATCAGATTCTGCTCGTCAATCTCAATTATCCTGTTCATCCTTTCCATTGAGAGAACGATCCCCGGTCTCGTGGGTATTGCTCCACCGCTCAGCCCCGTACCACCGCCCCTGACAAACACCGGAATTTTACGCTCGTTTGCAAGCTTCATTATCCTGGAAACCTCTTCCGTGCTTCCCGGCTTTACCACAGCCACATCCCTTGATGCCTCCGGTCTTATCAGAGGGGGAGTTTCGTCGTAGAGGTAGCTCTCAGGATCGAGAACCACGTTCTCACTACCAACAATTTCCCGGAGCTTCAGAACCACGTCCCTGGAGAGAGAAGAGGACACCGCAACCACCGGGCACATTTGGAAATGATTAATCATAAATGTTACGATATCCCATGAGCCAGATAGAGCCGGAAATTCACCTGGACAGATACTCACAGAAAGGCTTTTCTATAGCTGACCAGATCCAGTACATGACCCTCAGAGACGCAGTATATTACACTGGAATCGCCATATCGGCAATATCCACGTTTCTCCTGTTCGTTTCATACATCATGCTGGTTTCAGGCAGCGCAATCGCCATCACCGGAATACTTCTCCTGGCATATTACATCCTTGCAGGCTCTGCAGGTAGTATTCTCACAGCACTCGGCCGAACCCCGGAAAATCCCACAAGATTTGCACCACCGGTTCTCGGGTTGATTCAAACAGTCATCGTGCTCTTCCTGATCATAAAGATAAACACATTCAGCATCGCAATTCTGCTGCTGTTCATCCCGCCACTTCTGCTGATGGGAAAGAGAGTGATTTTTCGCTGAACTGATACAGCCTTTCGGTCTCTTAAAGGTTTGATTTTAACGGAGATTTACAGCGTTGATGGAGTTCTGCAGGCTTCCTTTCAATCCCTTAAAGGTCTGATTTTAACGAAGAAGGCCATGAGTGGAATTGCTGAGACGAGAAGGACTTTCAATCCCTTAAAGGTCTGATTTTAACCCACTACAGAAGGCCGAACTCACAGAACATATATGAAACTTTCAATCCCTTAAAGGTCTGATTTTAACATATATGCTTGTTTTCGTGTCTGGCTTTATCCTTGCTCTTTCAATCCCTTAAAGGTCTGATTTTAACGAAACTGTCTGAAGTCCTTGAACCTGATTCCTCTGCTTTCTTTCAATCCCTTAAAGGTCTGATTTTAACCACCGAGCATGGCAACGAGATTAAGTCCGACTGCGAGAGTCTTTCAATCCCTTAAAGGTCTGATTTTAACCTTGTACTTCGTTACCTGTGTACATTCCTGCACCACACGCTTTCAATCCCTTAAAGGTCTGATTTTAACAACGAAAACGAGCATATAAGCCCAATTATAAAGATCCCCTTTCAATCCCTTAAAGGTCTGATTTTAACTAGAAACCCTTAAAAAGTTGAATTGCAGAAAAGTTAATCTTTCAATCCCTTAAAGGTCTGATTTTAACTCAATTATTTTTGGAGGTGTATATGTGTGGTGAGGGTCTTTCAATCCCTTAAAGGTCTGATTTTAACGGATTTCGAAAAAACGGCTTTGGTTGATTATGATTTCTTTCAATCCCTTAAAGGTCTGATTTTAACTGAGAGTATTGAGTGTATCACCACGCCAAGCACAAGTACTTTCAATCCCTTAAAGGTCTGATTTTAACCTCCGGTAATAATCTCTCAAATTCCTTTAAAAAGCTTTCTTCCCGCTTCTTTCATTTAAATACTGCAGCGAACCTCCGGTGATGCGTGTTGTTTAT
It encodes:
- a CDS encoding electron transfer flavoprotein subunit beta/FixA family protein, coding for MNIIVLAKHAADPESEIRVSQDGKSVDERGLVFDINDWDRYAVEEAIRLKEEHGGEVVVVGVGQTEDTLRKCLAMGADRAIKVPVEPGMDSYQTAMAVKEAISGEKFDLILAGLMSQDYNNALVGVLLAGMLDIPFATAVTSIKVEDGRVRIIRELEGGFGEENVLSLPALLTVQSGINEPRYVSIMGIKRAKSKELKEVSVSVEGGYTEIDRIYTPPVKKAELIEGSPEEVAEKLIQILKDRGLI
- a CDS encoding electron transfer flavoprotein subunit alpha/FixB family protein, yielding MRVFAVAEIKFGELDPVSIELLNLANSIKGDGTAEAVVIGNNISNYAEELAKYADKVWKIEDASLENYNPELYVDVLFQLFSKEKPDIVLVANSSRGSEFAPALATKLNAPVITDIVGLDTSNGIKATRYIFQGKLLVDILVKDGETSVFTVRQGVFKEGSEVGGEVVDAGIKPSITPKREFSQIIEPEVGEVDISQADIIVSVGRGIEDASNIELAEELADALGGVVAGSRPVIDSGWLPKDRQVGISGKTVKPKLYLALGISGAFQHIMGMKDSELIIAVNKDPEAPIFGVAQYGIVGDIFEIVPALVDKLREIKG
- a CDS encoding DUF1641 domain-containing protein; translation: MGDEAIVNATVLLAEKLSKDEEKLSEVVSKIVELVESGNASRLLELAGTLAPLIETAGVFFDKETEEVVQNLIETLGAVALSIDSNTIRVVEAMVDALNASTEFTPVTLTGLIRAMRDENVQKTLGFCIKFAQEFGKRL
- a CDS encoding P-loop NTPase; amino-acid sequence: MPVIAITSGKGGVGKTTISVNTAIALSSVGRTLIIDGDIALPNVHVLIGLEEFDQTFLDALRNPGMVEDAIKRVEYVVGRAKVSVDVLPASTSLDSLEKADITRFGDIVEILEPDYDFLIIDVAAGLSKYALMPMLSAEKTYVVTNPDRISVSDASRVVNVATEAGVYVSGVVVNRYRGDKKALDEIQERVHTEIAGIIRESSIVRRSWENGIPFVVSHPSSAVSRDVTRLAMNIAGIRTEIKKYGKLKYLLGLA
- a CDS encoding MBL fold metallo-hydrolase — its product is MTVIRFLGGCREVGRSAIMVDSIILDYGLKPSSPPEFPVNGVSPKSIIISHGHLDHVGVAPNLMDVDPKVFMTPPTRDLSDILLKDSMNIMENPPFGKREYMQFHSNTREVGYDEPFLFDGWEVTLFNAGHIPGSASIYMSRDVNILYTGDIKLEDTRLLEGADTSFPETDILIVESTYFGVKHPERKELEKQFVESVIDTLDKGGHAIIPAFAVGRTQEIMMILTKHGITPYVDGMGKEVSRMLENYPDYLKSVRELKRAIKRSIIVERGKREKVLEEPSAIVTTAGMLNGGPALFYISKLYGDERSKIILTGYQVEGTNGDKALKTGEIDLGMKTVKLKMKVEQYDFSAHADDAQLKELVKKVVDRGAEKVFAVHGEDTEAFASWISEEIGVESYAPRNGDMYVI
- a CDS encoding metallophosphoesterase family protein encodes the protein MRILAVSDIHSEFEMLERLIKKERADVLAVAGDVTHFRPSDVRTFEAIIEDFDGEILVVHGNCDYRDSLDREDGRYRFIHGKSYRIEQLTFHGLGGSPITPFSTPSEYPEKHYRDILKSLSYGETNVLLSHSPPYGILDRTYSGINAGNTVIRENLDKFNLIICGHIHESIGAVRVGRNTLVVNPGPLNRGYYSIIEIDDEMRPTLLKLP
- a CDS encoding vitamin B12-dependent ribonucleotide reductase encodes the protein MELSNTAKVVLEKRYLLKNENGEPVETPEEMFWRVARAIAKAEENYGGDPEKWARKFFEIMDRQEFMPNSPTLMNAGTPLGQLSACFVIPVDDSIDGIFKALWDMARVQKSGGGTGFSFSRIRPKGDIVKSTMGVASGPVSFMKIFDAATEQIKQGGKRRGANMGVLNVHHPDIEEFITAKWEEGVLRNFNISVAVTEKFMEALKSDGDYELINPRTGEVMRRIPARKIFNLIVEGAWRNGEPGVIFIDEINRHNPTPHAGEIEATNPCGEQPLLPYESCNLGSINLSKFVDEGKKDFDWKRLREVVRLATRFLDNVIDVNSYPIPEIAEMTKKNRKIGLGVMGWADALFKLGIPYDSPEAVSLAEKVMKFIQEESHRMSQELAEERGVFPNWEGSVWEKEGIRIRNATTTTIAPTGTISIIAGCSSGIEPVFALAYKRANILDGDEFFEVNPVFERTLKALDLYNEDILTKVVEEGSIQGIDEIPEEIRRVFKCALDISPEWHVRMQAAFQKYTDNAVSKTINLPNHATRADVEKAFLLAYELKCKGITVYRDGSREEQVLSVKKTEKKKEEEKVRPPARFQKPRPRPRITKGTTVETRTGCGSLYVTINEDEHGIAEVFVQLGKSGGCAASQTEAIGRLLSVALRSWVDPEDLIRQLKGIRCPSVGFDNGEIITSCADGVAKVLEKHLRGEFRKIKMDVKGVKPLTEFTGEAQEESHEAQRTKLIGGMCPECGNILEYGEGCMTCRMCGFTKCG
- a CDS encoding thioredoxin family protein, whose protein sequence is MGLMDRLFRRGENAAGRPISVDHSSFDEILKSSRYAVVDFWGKNCPPCEAMEPILKKLAREYEGEVIFLKVNAASSQEISRRFRVKSVPAFLFFENGRLKGRRVGAMSYEAFKKWVESMMS
- a CDS encoding FAD-binding oxidoreductase — translated: MVAVSSSLSRDVVLKLREIVGSENVVLDPESYLYDETPPLIRPEASRDVAVVKPGSTEEVSRIMKLANERKIPVFVRGGGTGLSGGAIPTRPGIVLSMERMNRIIEIDEQNLMAVCEAGVTLRQLLDAVERIPGLSFPPHPGDEGAQIGGLVVNNAGGARAVKYGVMRNYVVGLEVVLPTGEVLNLGGKVIKNATGYDLLHLIIGSEGTLCAVTKAVLRLIPESGATYTLVIPFESAENAIRAVPEILRSGITPLAMEYMDIEAIRAGERVTGKRWPCSGGKAHLMVIVDGMDEDELIRKAEVIERISKNHGALDVLVGVSRREQREILEIRSLIYEGLKGETIEVLDVSVPPASIAEFVETCQKEAERLGIRVLHFGHAGDGNVHQQILKSGMGEDEWLEKYLKFKEFAFGVASRLGGYITGEHGIGSVKKADMLKTLPEKSIELMKAIKKVFDPNGILNPGKVIDLE